One Methanolobus sp. WCC4 DNA segment encodes these proteins:
- a CDS encoding MBL fold metallo-hydrolase — protein sequence MMRLTIVYDNEAGEGLQKGWGFSCLIGTEDNNILFDTGWDGNMLLANMKKLSIDPASIDTLVLSHQHWDHIGGVPTFLASNPDIDVYAPSSFSSRLKREIASRITGKLYGVKDPGEICKDVYTTGELGKEIKEQSLILRSGNGLYIVTGCAHPGLLSITEAASLFGKISGIIGGLHDSQEYGVFKDMELIGAGHCTSHKDVIRKMYPKGFVNISAGYSIEL from the coding sequence ATGATGAGACTAACCATTGTTTATGATAATGAAGCAGGAGAAGGCCTGCAAAAAGGATGGGGATTCTCCTGCCTGATAGGAACTGAGGATAACAACATCCTCTTCGATACAGGATGGGATGGTAATATGCTTCTTGCCAATATGAAGAAATTATCCATTGATCCTGCAAGTATCGATACACTTGTCCTTTCCCACCAGCACTGGGACCACATCGGGGGTGTGCCGACCTTTTTAGCCAGTAACCCGGACATCGATGTGTACGCACCATCCTCATTTTCATCCAGGCTGAAAAGAGAGATAGCATCAAGGATCACCGGAAAGCTTTACGGAGTGAAGGATCCCGGCGAGATCTGCAAAGATGTCTACACTACGGGGGAACTCGGTAAAGAGATAAAAGAACAGTCACTTATTCTCAGGTCGGGAAACGGCCTTTACATAGTTACAGGCTGTGCACATCCCGGACTTTTATCCATAACAGAAGCTGCATCCCTTTTTGGAAAGATATCCGGAATAATCGGTGGTTTGCACGACAGTCAGGAATACGGGGTGTTCAAAGACATGGAACTGATAGGAGCAGGACATTGCACATCACATAAGGATGTCATCAGGAAAATGTATCCGAAAGGTTTTGTGAATATATCTGCCGGATATTCCATTGAACTCTAA
- a CDS encoding DUF169 domain-containing protein, with translation MNTEDIQRLGEELKEVLNINTSPVAVHLVKSDEEIPADIPHIGDTTRHCQMVDNVRRLGTQFYATLEDQMCKGGAAVMGLTEMSPKLKSGEVYYNLNHFNTLESAKATMDKVPMVKANTIRAVIYAPLEKATFMPDVVLVIAKPKTIMELSQALLHKPGGRVNSGFAGKQSVCADGVSYPYLTGEAGVTIGCSGSRKYTEIQDEEMIMSIPVNMLADLVDSAKSMFGSYAC, from the coding sequence ATGAACACAGAAGATATTCAGAGATTAGGCGAAGAGCTTAAAGAAGTACTCAACATTAACACCTCTCCTGTCGCTGTCCACCTTGTCAAGTCCGACGAGGAGATCCCTGCGGACATCCCACATATTGGTGATACCACAAGACACTGTCAGATGGTCGACAATGTCAGAAGACTTGGAACCCAGTTCTATGCCACACTTGAGGACCAGATGTGCAAGGGTGGTGCTGCTGTGATGGGTCTGACCGAGATGAGCCCAAAACTGAAGTCCGGAGAGGTATATTACAACCTCAATCACTTCAACACACTCGAATCTGCGAAGGCCACCATGGACAAAGTGCCAATGGTCAAGGCAAATACCATCAGAGCTGTTATCTACGCTCCTCTTGAGAAGGCTACCTTCATGCCTGATGTGGTCCTTGTTATCGCAAAACCAAAGACAATCATGGAACTCTCGCAGGCATTGCTCCACAAACCCGGTGGACGTGTCAATTCAGGCTTTGCAGGTAAGCAGAGTGTATGTGCAGATGGTGTTTCATATCCATACCTTACAGGTGAGGCAGGAGTAACAATTGGTTGCAGCGGAAGCAGAAAATACACAGAGATACAGGATGAGGAAATGATAATGAGTATTCCTGTTAACATGCTCGCTGATCTTGTTGATTCTGCAAAGTCAATGTTCGGCTCTTACGCCTGCTGA
- a CDS encoding AI-2E family transporter produces MALTTNSRVWSIMLIVFTFLSVFFVVLFHFEDLFIVLIIGSILVLVTDRILMKFNERFGHRSLWTRRIYAMTFLVLGVFLVYLLMVGQLSDMNSLVNSQEEYESGITTLFDTYGGYFTFTGPTGNGDMPEGMEGTPGAAPNGTAAPIISGEDMRSIGDYIFSFFSSLISKLSFFLFTGLLIIPMMFRLYFSKKESMLNEFIGFFPVKYQDCVSSSASDIGKRLGDYFSAKILESVIVGVICCIGFYLAGINGWFFLGFIAGLLNIVPYIGPVVGAIPAVIVGFIVSPTTALLAVVTVIIAQLVDNLYLIPYMISGKVAVNPLLSILLTLIFADMLGALGMILAIPVYIVYKVVLTEFYNELLKIYPDE; encoded by the coding sequence ATGGCATTGACTACCAATTCCAGAGTATGGAGCATAATGCTCATCGTTTTTACATTCCTGAGCGTGTTCTTTGTGGTGCTGTTCCATTTTGAGGATCTCTTCATCGTGCTTATTATTGGCAGCATCCTTGTACTTGTGACAGACAGGATTCTTATGAAATTCAATGAACGCTTCGGACACAGGTCATTGTGGACCCGGAGGATATATGCCATGACATTTTTGGTTCTGGGTGTATTTCTGGTGTATTTGTTAATGGTGGGTCAGCTCTCAGATATGAATTCCCTTGTAAACTCACAGGAAGAGTATGAATCAGGCATAACGACACTTTTTGATACGTATGGTGGTTATTTTACATTCACAGGCCCCACCGGAAATGGGGATATGCCTGAAGGTATGGAAGGAACTCCTGGGGCTGCACCTAATGGAACTGCCGCTCCTATAATCTCAGGGGAGGACATGAGGTCCATTGGTGACTATATATTCAGTTTCTTCTCCTCATTGATATCAAAGCTGTCCTTTTTCCTATTCACAGGTCTGCTTATCATACCCATGATGTTCCGCCTGTATTTCTCGAAGAAGGAATCTATGCTCAATGAGTTCATTGGATTCTTCCCTGTGAAATATCAGGACTGTGTCAGTTCATCAGCATCCGATATCGGAAAAAGGCTCGGTGATTACTTCTCTGCCAAGATCCTTGAAAGTGTCATTGTAGGGGTGATATGTTGCATAGGCTTCTATCTTGCAGGTATCAATGGATGGTTCTTCCTTGGATTCATTGCAGGTCTGCTCAATATCGTGCCCTACATAGGTCCGGTGGTTGGTGCCATTCCTGCGGTGATAGTTGGTTTCATTGTAAGTCCTACTACTGCATTGCTGGCAGTGGTCACCGTTATCATAGCCCAGCTTGTGGACAATCTCTATCTGATTCCCTATATGATCTCGGGCAAGGTTGCAGTGAATCCTTTGCTCAGCATCCTGCTCACGCTTATTTTTGCAGACATGCTGGGTGCTCTGGGTATGATACTCGCTATCCCTGTCTATATTGTCTATAAAGTGGTACTGACCGAGTTCTACAATGAATTATTGAAGATATATCCTGATGAGTAA
- a CDS encoding PGF-pre-PGF domain-containing protein, translating into MTNYRTFLFIFILIMLILPVSASVNVTFSPDEGVITSRLDRGPEFTVNVSNTSDIFWYLDDELISTYNDVNYSSYTPDISETGNYSIKVNVSSVNGAASGQWYWLATATPSQIMSDGSSGGSGGSSGSVSTGEDYGNIALKDVQMKIVNKGKTISYTFPESSNPIDSVEFVSSVNSGYVKTTIEVLKGRSSSVSKNPDDAVYSYSNIVLSNLALENRLTDIRIVFHVDTEWIDENGIEVDSVRLNVFDGSGWKTFPVRVIDENGHNFTFVSTTTEFGSFAITGKASEDQDGDVVVIDMGGDATDPSSSDDDGFGGNADTSKNEEEDVLASVLRSMTELFIKRNPVSS; encoded by the coding sequence ATGACAAATTATCGTACATTCCTGTTCATTTTCATTTTGATCATGCTTATTCTACCTGTGTCGGCGTCGGTCAATGTAACCTTCTCTCCTGATGAGGGTGTAATAACCTCAAGACTGGACCGTGGACCGGAGTTCACAGTGAATGTGAGCAATACTTCAGATATATTCTGGTACCTTGATGATGAACTCATCAGTACTTACAATGATGTGAATTATTCAAGTTATACTCCTGACATTTCAGAAACAGGCAATTATAGTATCAAAGTCAATGTTTCCAGTGTCAATGGGGCCGCATCAGGCCAATGGTACTGGCTGGCTACGGCCACGCCTTCACAGATAATGTCCGATGGAAGCAGTGGCGGAAGCGGTGGATCATCGGGTTCTGTGTCCACTGGTGAGGACTATGGGAACATCGCGTTGAAAGATGTGCAGATGAAGATCGTTAACAAAGGCAAGACCATATCCTACACATTCCCGGAGAGTTCAAACCCCATAGATTCTGTTGAGTTCGTTTCCTCTGTCAACTCCGGTTATGTGAAAACAACCATCGAGGTCCTGAAGGGCAGGTCATCTTCTGTATCGAAGAACCCTGATGATGCTGTATATTCTTATTCTAATATAGTTCTCAGCAACCTTGCTCTTGAGAACAGATTGACTGACATACGTATCGTTTTCCACGTGGATACGGAATGGATCGATGAGAATGGTATAGAGGTTGATTCCGTAAGACTGAACGTGTTTGATGGGTCCGGCTGGAAAACATTCCCTGTCAGGGTCATTGATGAGAATGGGCATAACTTTACCTTTGTTTCAACAACCACTGAGTTTGGCAGTTTTGCCATAACAGGTAAGGCCAGTGAAGACCAGGATGGTGATGTGGTGGTTATTGACATGGGCGGTGATGCAACAGATCCCTCTTCATCAGATGATGATGGATTTGGTGGAAATGCCGATACATCAAAGAACGAAGAAGAGGACGTATTGGCATCTGTCCTGCGTTCCATGACAGAGCTATTTATAAAAAGAAACCCAGTAAGTAGCTAA
- a CDS encoding helix-turn-helix domain-containing protein: MWEADTISILFISLQNLGFTSYEAKVYAALVKNESATVSTLHLDSGVPNSAIYGTLKKLEKRGIIEFQNTKPMRYRCLPPEEAIAKLKTNYEGECAAVLSELKGMYGVSTGERNEGPVWTIKGVRNVTDKVIQMARGAKKDILVMSSSTPFRILAEQYPSLKKDYATITGIFNKKINDECVSVRFISSDEEEARRLCDLVPLASVKVNSARDTCMDLKSFVIVVDGSEIIVEILKEEDGETDLTAVWASAGEFSQTISHLLNAKWETSENYDRS, from the coding sequence TTGTGGGAGGCAGATACTATTTCCATTCTTTTTATATCTCTTCAGAACCTCGGTTTCACATCATATGAAGCAAAGGTCTATGCAGCTCTTGTGAAGAACGAAAGTGCCACGGTATCAACGTTACATCTTGATTCCGGTGTTCCTAATTCTGCTATCTATGGTACTCTTAAAAAACTGGAAAAAAGAGGCATCATCGAATTCCAGAATACAAAACCGATGCGTTACAGATGTCTTCCTCCTGAGGAAGCGATCGCAAAACTAAAAACTAACTATGAGGGAGAATGTGCTGCGGTCCTCTCAGAGCTAAAGGGGATGTATGGTGTTTCCACTGGTGAAAGGAATGAAGGCCCGGTCTGGACCATCAAAGGTGTCAGGAACGTCACCGATAAGGTCATACAAATGGCCAGGGGTGCTAAAAAGGACATACTGGTAATGAGTTCATCAACACCTTTCCGTATACTTGCAGAACAGTACCCTTCCCTCAAAAAGGACTATGCAACGATCACTGGTATATTCAATAAGAAGATCAATGATGAATGTGTCAGTGTAAGGTTCATCAGTTCAGACGAGGAAGAGGCAAGAAGGCTCTGTGATCTGGTCCCTCTTGCATCTGTCAAAGTGAATTCTGCAAGGGATACATGCATGGACCTCAAAAGCTTCGTAATAGTTGTGGATGGCAGCGAGATCATCGTAGAGATCCTGAAAGAGGAAGATGGGGAAACCGACCTTACGGCTGTATGGGCCAGCGCGGGGGAATTCTCTCAGACCATATCCCACCTGCTTAATGCTAAATGGGAGACCTCAGAGAACTATGATAGGTCCTGA
- a CDS encoding RND family transporter produces the protein MVLITVLFMIISFQGAQYIGMASGTDTFVDKNSQLYQNFDHLYQNLFGTESIVIMVEGSDVTNPELLKAMDRAYGSTVNIPGVIQVVSPSSVIKEANYQMTGRSEIPDDETVIDEIISSSVPTYFMPDETHATMTVVVEATTSDDTKEEILRETRTAIELANFPGDYTVIVTGDPAFMVEMNEAMNTSMGTLLMISVLLMIVVLYLVFRHVRWRLLPLPIVILGIIFTFGAMGYLDIPMTMVSMSAFPVLIGLGIDYAIQFHNRIEEELEEGYSDEEAVIDTIKHTGPAVLIALIITALGFISLLTSTVPMIQDFGKLLMIGIVMCFLSSLFVGVTVLYGFHRLSEKNILAKLGLKSSSSNKKASSHETIEKGPDLLEKALKGISTFSMHHPVLIIAVAASLCVGGLVADTMVPIQTDTETFVPQDLPALIDLTHMADILGGQDQLNLLIKTDDNTDPELLEWIDEFSQHEVDGRSNIYGSSSIVDLVKARNGGTIPDSSAEVAMVYEQLSETQRDSYLHGNSIILVNLEIGNAMSELGLMGIGELTDVVEEDILWMAPPPGTSVTITGNSVVFVEVITALTSGRVMMTMLGIVLVFAGLLVIYRDLLKALTPVITMMVVVGWAGGLMYISGLEYTPMTATLGALILGVGSEYAILMMERYFEEKEKGADPEQAMEEASVKIGKAIVTSGATTVFGFSALIASPFSITSNFGLITVIDVFLALLATFVIFPPVIVTLDKFREKRRAQAAGYSSKRIDTHESNTIPEVITA, from the coding sequence ATCGTATTGATCACTGTGCTTTTCATGATAATATCATTTCAGGGTGCCCAGTACATAGGTATGGCATCAGGAACTGATACCTTTGTAGACAAGAACTCTCAACTATATCAGAATTTTGATCACCTTTATCAGAATCTCTTTGGTACTGAATCCATCGTAATAATGGTAGAAGGCAGTGATGTAACCAATCCTGAACTTCTCAAGGCGATGGACAGGGCATACGGATCAACGGTCAACATTCCCGGGGTGATCCAGGTAGTTTCGCCATCTTCTGTGATCAAAGAGGCAAATTACCAGATGACGGGAAGGAGTGAGATCCCTGATGATGAGACAGTAATTGATGAGATCATCAGCTCATCGGTCCCTACCTATTTCATGCCCGATGAGACTCATGCAACAATGACAGTGGTTGTTGAAGCAACAACTTCTGATGATACTAAAGAGGAGATCCTCAGGGAAACCAGGACTGCCATCGAGCTGGCCAATTTCCCCGGGGATTATACTGTGATCGTGACCGGTGATCCTGCATTCATGGTAGAGATGAACGAGGCAATGAATACCAGTATGGGTACTTTGCTTATGATCTCCGTTCTTCTCATGATAGTCGTTCTGTACCTTGTCTTCAGGCATGTAAGGTGGAGACTTCTTCCACTTCCAATAGTCATACTTGGTATCATTTTCACCTTTGGTGCCATGGGTTATCTGGATATTCCCATGACAATGGTCTCCATGTCCGCCTTCCCGGTACTTATCGGACTTGGTATAGATTATGCCATCCAGTTCCATAACCGTATTGAAGAGGAACTGGAAGAAGGCTATTCAGATGAAGAGGCAGTTATCGACACCATCAAACATACCGGTCCTGCAGTACTGATCGCACTCATAATAACAGCACTTGGTTTCATTTCACTGCTTACATCCACTGTCCCCATGATACAGGATTTCGGAAAACTCCTGATGATCGGAATTGTGATGTGTTTCCTGTCTTCATTATTCGTGGGAGTCACAGTACTATATGGTTTCCATAGGCTTTCGGAGAAGAATATCCTGGCAAAACTTGGATTGAAAAGTTCATCCTCTAACAAAAAAGCCTCCTCTCATGAAACCATTGAAAAAGGACCTGATCTCCTGGAAAAGGCACTCAAAGGCATATCTACATTCTCAATGCATCATCCGGTACTGATCATCGCTGTTGCAGCTTCCCTTTGTGTTGGCGGACTTGTCGCTGATACCATGGTCCCCATCCAGACGGATACTGAGACCTTTGTACCTCAGGATCTTCCTGCGTTGATAGACCTGACACATATGGCCGATATCCTGGGTGGTCAGGATCAGTTGAACCTGTTGATCAAGACCGATGATAACACAGATCCTGAACTGCTGGAGTGGATCGATGAGTTCTCGCAGCATGAAGTGGACGGAAGGAGTAATATCTATGGCTCGAGCAGCATTGTTGATCTGGTCAAGGCCCGGAATGGAGGTACAATTCCTGACAGTTCGGCAGAAGTTGCCATGGTATATGAGCAGCTATCTGAGACCCAGAGGGACAGTTATCTTCACGGGAATTCCATAATCCTGGTGAATCTGGAGATCGGCAATGCAATGAGCGAGCTTGGACTTATGGGTATCGGAGAACTTACCGATGTGGTGGAAGAGGATATACTGTGGATGGCACCACCTCCCGGAACCTCAGTAACTATAACCGGAAATTCCGTCGTCTTCGTTGAAGTGATAACCGCTCTGACATCCGGCAGGGTCATGATGACAATGCTTGGAATAGTACTGGTATTTGCAGGTCTGCTAGTGATATATCGCGACCTTTTGAAGGCTTTGACCCCGGTAATAACCATGATGGTGGTAGTAGGCTGGGCGGGAGGTCTCATGTACATCAGCGGTCTGGAGTACACACCGATGACAGCGACCCTTGGCGCACTTATCCTTGGTGTGGGTTCGGAATATGCCATCCTGATGATGGAGCGTTATTTTGAGGAAAAGGAGAAGGGTGCTGATCCCGAGCAGGCAATGGAGGAAGCCAGTGTGAAGATCGGAAAGGCTATCGTTACATCCGGTGCAACCACGGTCTTTGGTTTCTCTGCACTGATCGCATCGCCGTTCAGCATCACCAGCAATTTCGGACTGATCACAGTTATAGATGTATTCCTGGCTCTGCTGGCTACATTTGTGATATTCCCTCCTGTTATTGTCACACTTGATAAGTTCAGGGAAAAAAGGAGAGCACAGGCAGCAGGTTACAGTTCCAAAAGAATCGATACACATGAATCAAACACCATTCCGGAGGTTATAACCGCATGA
- a CDS encoding helix-turn-helix domain-containing protein, protein MDRESLLRDLGLTKYEASAYSTLLKEGITGAQELSRKSGIPVGKIYEVLSNLNNIGIVEFQRSRPRKYRAIKPEVALDNLFTKKEEDSKNELENFKLKVSELKDNFSNSNYPDHTEIKFWSTLIGEEDIVKNIKNTLDETENEIRHVKSLKVKEAMENKSRCHKELDPDLILPLVTDEFIRAARSGIKIKMLLPANFFIAHLKKKYSQINDTSVRKMIKENLEVRILECDYDFVIIDDNVAYIPIPDPLNPSGILGEMKMFDKEYAGKLKKKYDELWSRGERTVLE, encoded by the coding sequence ATGGACAGAGAAAGCTTACTAAGGGATCTGGGACTTACAAAATACGAGGCATCCGCTTATTCAACCCTTCTTAAAGAGGGGATAACGGGTGCTCAGGAACTCTCACGAAAGTCCGGCATACCTGTGGGAAAGATATACGAAGTACTTTCCAACCTCAATAACATAGGAATTGTAGAGTTCCAGAGATCAAGACCAAGAAAGTACAGGGCAATAAAACCAGAGGTTGCTCTGGACAACCTTTTCACTAAAAAGGAAGAGGACAGCAAAAATGAACTTGAGAATTTCAAGTTGAAAGTCTCGGAACTCAAGGACAATTTTTCCAATAGCAATTATCCTGATCACACCGAGATCAAGTTCTGGTCAACACTCATCGGCGAGGAGGACATTGTCAAGAACATAAAGAACACGCTGGATGAAACCGAGAATGAGATACGACATGTAAAATCCCTTAAGGTAAAAGAAGCAATGGAAAACAAGAGCAGATGTCACAAGGAATTAGATCCTGACTTAATTCTCCCTCTTGTTACCGATGAATTCATCAGGGCTGCAAGATCAGGGATAAAAATAAAAATGCTATTGCCTGCGAATTTTTTCATAGCCCACCTGAAGAAGAAATACTCCCAGATAAATGATACCAGCGTCAGGAAAATGATAAAGGAGAATCTTGAAGTAAGGATCCTTGAATGTGACTATGATTTTGTGATCATCGATGATAACGTAGCGTACATACCCATTCCTGACCCCCTGAATCCGAGCGGAATACTCGGGGAAATGAAGATGTTCGACAAGGAGTATGCAGGAAAACTAAAGAAAAAGTATGATGAACTCTGGTCCAGAGGGGAAAGAACTGTGCTGGAATAA
- the clpB gene encoding ATP-dependent chaperone ClpB, producing the protein MDIERFTQKAQEAIQGSSTIAARYRNQQIDCEHMFLALLEQSGGLVTTLLQNMDIPVDRLKQKVEAQLENLPQVSGPGGEQVYMTQTMRRILDTASQEAGKMNDDYVSVEHLLLAMVGEKDSQCGKILASEGVTRDRLLEAIKQVRGNRKITSDNPEDTMEPLKKYGIDFTELASQGKLDPVIGRDHEIRHSVEILSRRRKNNPVLIGEAGVGKTAIVEGLAQRIAKRDVPDAMKDKRIIALDMGSLIAGAKFRGEFEERLKAVLKEVSESEGQIILFIDEIHTIVGAGATEGAMDAGNLLKPMLARGELHCIGATTIDEYRKYIEKDAALERRFLPVFVEEPTVEDTISILRGLKEKYEVHHGVRMKDSSLVAAAIMSDRYIADRFLPDKAIDLVDEAAAKKRTAIDSKPAELDEADRKIMQLEIEREALKKEKDAASKDRLEMLEKELADIRAESDAMRARWDREKEAISDLGALKEEIEDIKVQLELAENDNNLELASKLKYGTLIPLQHQYAEEEKQLQEMQGDMLLNEEVGEEDIAEVVSQWTHIPVTRLMEGQREKLVHFEDNLHRRIIGQSEAVKAVADAVIRNYAGIKDPRRPIGSFIFLGPTGVGKTELVKALAAELFDDENNMVRIDMSEYMEKHTVSRMIGAPPGYIGHDEGGQLTEAVRRRPYSVVLFDEIEKAHPDVFNVMLQILDDGRLTDSKGRTVDFKNTLIIMTSNIFAGDLTDLLESGETEETVDYNILQMRAMTELGKFFRPEFLNRIDEIALFHALKPEELVEIVDIKAADLVDRLRDKRIGLELTDAAKAYLSEAGYSATFGARPLKRVIQNEVETMIAKLIVAGEVPEGATVHVDSNGSELTVDVRSEE; encoded by the coding sequence ATGGACATTGAACGTTTCACACAGAAAGCCCAGGAAGCTATTCAGGGCTCAAGCACGATCGCTGCAAGATACAGGAATCAGCAGATAGATTGTGAACACATGTTCCTTGCATTGCTTGAACAGAGTGGGGGACTTGTAACTACATTATTACAGAACATGGATATTCCGGTGGACCGTCTGAAGCAGAAGGTCGAAGCACAGCTTGAGAACCTTCCACAGGTATCAGGTCCGGGCGGTGAGCAGGTCTACATGACACAGACCATGAGACGTATCCTTGATACTGCCTCACAGGAAGCCGGAAAGATGAATGATGATTATGTCAGTGTCGAACATCTCTTACTTGCAATGGTCGGGGAGAAGGACAGCCAGTGTGGCAAGATCCTTGCAAGTGAGGGTGTGACCCGTGACAGGCTTCTCGAAGCAATAAAGCAGGTAAGGGGGAATAGAAAGATAACTTCTGATAATCCTGAAGATACAATGGAACCACTAAAGAAGTACGGGATCGATTTCACAGAACTTGCATCACAGGGTAAACTTGACCCTGTGATCGGAAGGGACCATGAGATAAGGCACTCGGTGGAGATCCTCTCACGCCGCAGGAAGAACAATCCTGTGCTCATCGGTGAGGCTGGTGTCGGTAAGACGGCTATTGTCGAGGGACTTGCACAGCGTATCGCCAAGCGTGATGTTCCCGATGCCATGAAGGATAAGCGTATCATCGCCCTTGATATGGGTTCACTTATCGCGGGCGCTAAGTTCCGTGGTGAGTTCGAGGAAAGGCTCAAGGCCGTTCTCAAGGAAGTATCAGAATCCGAAGGCCAGATAATCCTCTTCATCGATGAGATCCACACCATCGTAGGTGCAGGTGCCACGGAAGGCGCCATGGATGCAGGAAACCTCCTGAAGCCAATGCTTGCACGTGGGGAACTTCACTGTATCGGTGCCACTACGATCGATGAGTATCGTAAGTACATCGAAAAGGATGCTGCACTTGAACGCAGGTTCCTGCCGGTATTCGTTGAAGAGCCTACGGTAGAGGATACCATCTCCATATTGCGTGGCCTGAAGGAAAAGTACGAGGTCCATCATGGTGTCCGTATGAAGGATTCCTCACTTGTTGCCGCTGCTATCATGAGTGACCGTTATATTGCGGACCGTTTCCTTCCTGACAAGGCTATCGACCTTGTGGACGAGGCTGCCGCAAAGAAGAGAACTGCCATTGACAGTAAGCCGGCAGAGCTTGATGAGGCAGACCGTAAGATCATGCAGCTTGAGATCGAGCGTGAGGCGCTGAAGAAGGAGAAGGATGCTGCTTCAAAGGACCGTCTGGAAATGCTTGAGAAGGAACTTGCCGACATCAGGGCAGAATCCGATGCAATGCGTGCCAGATGGGACCGCGAGAAGGAAGCTATCTCTGATCTTGGTGCCCTGAAGGAGGAAATAGAGGATATCAAGGTCCAGCTCGAACTTGCTGAGAACGATAACAACCTTGAACTGGCCTCGAAGCTGAAGTACGGAACACTCATCCCGCTGCAACACCAGTATGCAGAGGAAGAGAAGCAGCTTCAGGAAATGCAGGGCGATATGCTCCTGAACGAGGAGGTCGGTGAAGAGGACATTGCAGAGGTTGTCAGCCAGTGGACTCACATACCTGTTACAAGGCTAATGGAAGGTCAGCGTGAGAAGCTGGTCCATTTCGAGGATAACCTTCACAGGCGTATCATCGGTCAGAGTGAGGCCGTAAAGGCAGTTGCAGATGCTGTCATACGTAACTATGCAGGTATCAAGGACCCGAGAAGGCCTATCGGCAGTTTCATCTTCCTTGGTCCGACAGGTGTTGGTAAGACCGAGCTTGTGAAGGCACTTGCAGCTGAGCTGTTCGATGATGAGAACAACATGGTGCGTATCGACATGTCAGAGTACATGGAGAAGCACACAGTTTCAAGAATGATCGGTGCACCACCAGGTTATATCGGACATGACGAGGGTGGACAGCTCACAGAGGCAGTTCGCAGAAGACCTTACTCTGTGGTTCTCTTCGATGAGATAGAGAAGGCGCACCCTGATGTGTTCAACGTCATGTTGCAGATCCTTGATGACGGCCGCCTGACCGATTCAAAGGGAAGGACGGTTGACTTCAAGAACACGCTGATCATCATGACCTCGAACATCTTCGCAGGTGACCTGACAGACCTTCTTGAGTCTGGTGAGACCGAGGAGACAGTTGATTACAACATTCTCCAGATGCGTGCCATGACCGAGCTCGGGAAGTTCTTCAGACCGGAGTTCCTCAACCGTATCGATGAGATCGCTCTCTTCCATGCACTGAAGCCGGAAGAGCTTGTTGAGATCGTTGACATCAAGGCTGCCGATCTTGTTGACAGGCTCAGGGACAAGCGTATCGGTCTTGAGCTTACGGATGCTGCAAAGGCATATCTCTCGGAGGCCGGCTACAGCGCAACCTTCGGTGCAAGGCCGCTCAAGCGTGTCATCCAGAACGAGGTCGAGACCATGATCGCGAAGCTCATCGTTGCAGGCGAGGTTCCGGAAGGCGCAACGGTCCATGTGGACAGCAACGGTAGTGAGCTGACCGTGGATGTCAGGTCTGAAGAATAA
- a CDS encoding winged helix-turn-helix transcriptional regulator — protein MPQQIILINLEKPREKKLEEDIRWFCNSFGLSSGRDTENIATQVVHDLLHQLAEREEKISSDAIADNLDVNLSRVNHHIRNLVNSGLIYREKRALCLRGGSLKAAVQEMRKDSERIFQELEKIAEEIDEEMGLKNR, from the coding sequence ATGCCACAACAGATAATCCTGATAAATCTGGAAAAACCCAGAGAGAAAAAACTCGAAGAGGATATCCGCTGGTTCTGTAATAGTTTCGGATTATCCTCAGGAAGAGATACCGAGAACATTGCAACGCAGGTCGTCCATGACCTTTTGCATCAACTTGCAGAAAGAGAGGAAAAGATATCCTCGGACGCTATTGCAGACAACCTTGATGTAAATCTCTCAAGAGTGAACCACCACATAAGGAACCTTGTCAATTCAGGACTCATATACAGGGAGAAAAGGGCACTCTGTCTAAGGGGAGGAAGCCTCAAGGCTGCTGTTCAGGAAATGAGGAAAGACTCCGAGCGTATCTTCCAGGAACTGGAGAAGATAGCCGAGGAGATCGATGAGGAAATGGGCCTGAAGAACAGGTAA